The DNA window ACCAACATGATCCTGCCGACGGGCGCGGCATCCACCGTCATGAACATTCGCTTCCTGCAGAAGCAGGGCGTCGGTTTGGCGGTGGCCACGTCGTCGGGCGTGCTCTGTGGCCTGTCGGGGACGTTCGCGCAGTTCGTTCTCTTTGTCATCACCGCGATCGCGATCGGACAGTCGGCCGAGCTCAGCGAGGTGGGGGGCGGCGGGACCGACGGATTGATCCTCCTCGTCGTGGTGATCGCGGCGATCGTCGTGGGTGTCGTGCTCGTGGTCCCGAAGCTGCGCCACGTCGTGAGCGAGAAGGTCTGGCCGCAGTTCATGGCCGGGCTGCACAACCTCTGGCATGTCATGTCCACGCCGCGCCAGCTGTTCCTCGTGCTGGGCGGCTGCTTCGGAGCGCAGATCCTCTACGCCCTCGGGCTCGGCGCGTCGCTCGCCGCGTACGGGGGGAGCCTCCCGTTCGGCGAGTTGCTCTTCGTCTGTACGGGCGCCGGCTTCCTCGCGAGCATCGTGCCCGTGCCCGGCGGCATCGGCGTCGCCGAGGCCTCGCTGATCGCGGGCCTCACCGCGTTCGGGATCGCACCGGACGTGGCGTCGGCGGCGGTCGTCACCTACCGCCTCTTCACCACGTACCTCCCGCCGATCCCCGGCAGCTACGCGACGAAGTGGCTCGTCGCCAACGGCGACCTGTGACCCTGATGGGGGTCAGAGCGTGGCGGTGAGGGTCATGGCGGTTTGGCCGTCGGCGCGGATGGCGGCGAGGTCGGCGCCGGTATCGGTGGTGGATCCGGTGAGCCAGAACTTGCGGTTGGCGAAGAGCGGCACGCGTGCGCGGAAGGAAATACGGCGCACAGGCTGACCGACGCGGGCGCGTGCAAGCTCGGAGAGGAGCGTCGCGGTCAGCGGGCCCTGCACCACGAGATCCGGATACCCCTCGACCCGCGTCGCGTACGGCTCGTCATAGTGGATCCGGTGCGCGTTGAACGTGAGCGCGGAATAGCGGAAGAGGAGCGCGGGGTCGGCGGTGCGCTCCTCGACCCATTCGGTGTCGGGCGCGTTGTCGGCGTCGGGGCCGGGGGCGATCGCCTTCGTGGGCTCACGCAGTACGAGGTCCTGCTCCTCCTCGATGCACACCTCGTCGCGCTGCGCGATGACGTGCTCGACGGTCACCAACCAGAAGCGGCCGGTGGAGCCCTCCTTGAGCTCAGCCGAGATGACACGGCTCGCGCGTCGCGCCGGCTCGTCGATCGTGAGCGGACGAACGCTGCGCACCCGACCGCCGACCCACATGCGGTGTGGGAACGCAGCCATCTCCGCCCGGCGACGCGGGTGGCCGTCGTCACCGAGCGCCCGAGTCGGCGTGTCGGGGAGGAAGCATGTCCAGTGCCACGGCAGCGGGAGCTCGCCCGCGTCGAGCAGGTGTGGATCGACGTCGAGCGTGACCGCGAGGAGCACGGCGTGCTCGTACGCGACGTTCGCGGTGACCCGGGGGGTGAAGCCGGTGTCGGCGAGAACCGGCTCGCTCACACTCGCTCGTTCACGGCGCGCCTGCGACGAGCCCGTCGTCGTGCAGACGGCCGATCTCGGCGACCGTCATGCCGAGCACCTCTGCGAGGATCTCGTCGGTGTGCGTGCCGAGCAATGGGGCGGCGAGTGGCGCGACCGGAGGCTCGGTCGGGAACCGGAGCGGCGACGCCGGGGTGCGCAGCTCGCCGATGCCGGGCTGGTCGACGTCGGCGAACACCGGATTCTTCTCGGACACGCGCCAGTCGTCGTCGAGGAGCTGCGTGAAGGTCTGGTACGGGCCCCAGCACACGCCGTGCTCGTCGAACGAGGTGCGGATCTGGTCGAGGGTGTGCGACTCGAACCAGGGCGTGAGCAGCGCGGCAATCGCGTCGCGCGCGCGGTAGCGGTCTTCTTCCTTGGTGAAGTCGGCGCTGAAGGCGCGCTCCATCGCCGGGAGGTGTGCCTCGATGCCGGTGGCGCGCACGAGCATCTGCCACTGGTTGAGGCTGATCGCCACCACCATCACCCGACGTCCATCGCGGGTCGGGAAGTCGCGCCCGAACGCGCCGTACATGTCGTTCCCGAGCGGAGGCCGGTTCGCGTGGGTCGTCTGCGCCTGGCCGAGAAAACCGAGGTTCGCCACCATGGTGAACGCGACGTCGGCGAGTGAGATCTTCACCAGCTGTCCCTCGCCCGTGAAGCGCCGCTGCCGTTCGGCCGCGAGCAGACCGATCACCGCGTTCAGCCCGGTTGCGATGTCCCACGCGGGCAGCGCGTGGTTGACCGGTGACGACGACCCGACCGGGCCCGTCGCGAGCGCGATGCCCGATGCCGCGTTCACCGTGTAGTCGACCGCAGTGGTCTCGTCGGGGTTGCCGACGATGTTCACATAGACGAGGTCGGGCCGCAACGCGCGGAGCCGATCGTCGGCCAGCCATCCGGATTCAGGAAAGTTCGAGAGGAACAGCCCGGCACTCTCGCCCGGTGCGGTGATCAGCGCGGTGGCGATCTCACGGCCCTCCGGCCTCGACAGGTTGATCGCGATGGACCGCTTGCCCTTGTTCAGGCCGTTCCAGTAGAGGCTGACGTCGTCGTCGGTCACGGGCCAGCGCGCATAGTCGAGACCGCCACCGATCGTGTCGAAGCGGATGACGTCGGCACCGAGTTGCGCGAGCGTGAGCCCGCCCAGGGGCGCGGCGACGAACGCCGATCCTTCGACGACGCGCAAGTCCGAGAATGGCGCCATGCCACGAACCTAACGGCGCGTTGATCGAGCCGCCACCCGGCGTTATGGTTCCTCGGCGGTCGCCATCCTGGCGCCCGAATAGGGGGGATCATGGCGAGTGGGCGACGTTTCGTGCTCGGCGTTCCGGCACGGGCGCTCGCCGTCGCGGTCTGCTGCGCGGGCGCCATCTCCGGCACCGCGTCGGCCGCGAGCCAGCCGAAGCTCGACAACGGCGTCGGCACCAAAGCCGCGCTCGACAACCCGAACTGCGATCCGGAGACCGGCGAGATCAAGATCCTCCTCATCGCTCGTGCCCCATGCGTGAAGCACGTCGCCGCGAAGGACAACGGCGGCGCAACCGCTCGGGGCGTCACGCGCGACACGGTCAAGGTCGTCATCGTCTCGGCCGCCGACCCGACCACCGTCCCGTCGGACCTCGCGGGTGCCGTGCTCGGTGGCACGAACCAGGGAACCGGCAAGACCGGCACGCTGTCCGACGCCGCGCGCGACGAGAACAAGATGCTTTCGTCGTTCTACGAGACCTACGGGCGCAAGTTCGACATCGAGTTCTACACGCGGACCGGACTCGACGAGACATCGCAGCGCGCCGACGCGCTCGCGATCGCGGAGAAGAAGCCGTTCGCCGTGCTCTCCGCGCTCCCGATCACGGGTCAACTCCTGGCAGACAGGAAGATCATCAGCTTCGACACGCCGTCCGACCCGAAGGTCGTGCAGAAGCAGTCCCCGTACCGGTACTCGTGGTCGACCGACTACGTCTCGACATCGCTGCAGGCTGCGGAGGTGCTCGGCAAGGAGCTGTGGGGCGGCAAGGCGAAATGGGCCGGCGACGACTCGCTGAAGACGAAGACGCGCAAGTTCGGTCTCGTGTATCCCAGTTCGGCCGACGGAAACCCGTATCCCGACCTCGCGCGGTTCGAGAAGACCGTCAAGAAGTACGGCGGCGGCACGATCGACACGAAGGTCGCGTACACCGGCGCGACGGGCCCTGACGCAGCCTCCATCAACACCCAGAACCAGCAGAACGCAGTTCCGCTCATCACCAAGCTGAAGGACGCGGGCGTCACGACCGTTGTGGCCATCGCGTCGAGCTCGATGCTGGGGGGCCTCACCAAGGCGTCGACGTTGCAGGAGTACAACCCCGAGTGGTTCTGCGCCGAGTGGTTCAACTGCAGCTTCGACTACTTCGCGCGCCAACTCGACCAGCAGCAGTGGGCGCACGCGTTCGGCGTCGGGTCGCTGTACCCCGCACTCGAGGGCGACGCAGTCGACGGGCAGACGCAGCTCTTCCAGTGGTACTGGGGCAAGAACCAGGGCACGTCGAGCTCGTACATGTTCTCGATCCTCAACAACATGTATTCGGGGGTCCACATGGCGGGGCCGAAACTCACCGCCGCGACGTTCCAGGCGGGCCTGTGGTCGAAGCCGCTCGCTGGTGGCGCCGCCGACAGGTCGGTGACCGGGCTCATGAGCGGGTACGGCCCCCAAGTGGGGTTGCCGTACCCGGCGTTCGCCGCCTCCGGCGAAGACGGCGGGCTGTGGTGGTACAACGCGGAGATCGAAGGCGTCTCGAACGTCTTCAAGGTGAGCGGCAAGGGCAAGGCGATGTGGATGTACGGCGGGAAGCGCTACCTCCCGGGCAAGTACCCGAAGGGGGAACAGCCGCTGTTCGACGAGACTCAGGCGATCGCGTTCCTCCCCGCCAACTCCGACGCCTCCCTCGTGCCGCAGTACCCCTGCACCGGCTGTCCGAGCCAGGGTTCCTGACATGGGTCGCTCAGGCGAATCGGCGATACCCCGATTCGCTTTCTTCGCTCCGTAGCGGGCTCAGGATTTCTGAGGGATTGTCGTCGCCGCTTGGGCGATCAGCTTCTGCGCGTCACCCATCAAGCCCGACGGCGACCTCAGGATCATGTGCTCGACGTTCACCTGCGGGTAGGGCAGGGCGGCTGCGTACAGGCGCACGAGGAAGTCACCGACTTCCTCGGTGTCCATGAACTCCGCTTGCGCGAGCCCGTGCAGCGCCCAGTCGGTCATCAGGTCGTTGAGCAGCGGGAGGTCGAAGGAGTTCCCGAACTCGGTCGGCACCGTCGAACCCACGGCGATACACGAGAACCGGATGTTCGGGTGTTCGTTGTGCCAGCAGCGCAGCGACTCCTCGAGCGCGGCTTTGGAGACGCTGTACGCGCCGAGCCCGGCGCGTGGTTGGCCGATGGTCTCCGACGACAGCACTCCGACGATCCCGGCCGGCGCGAGGATCGGGAGCACCGCGTTGATCACCTGGTGCACACCGATGAGGTTCGTCCCGAGCACCGCGCGCCAGTCGTCGGCGGTCGTGTCGGCAAACCGCTTGAGCGGCGACATTGCGGCGGCGTGCAGGAGGATGTCGACTGCACCGAGCTCACGCGCCGCCGCGTCGGCAACGCGCCGGCAGTCGCCGTCGTTGGTGATGTCGGCGACGACGGTGGCACCGCCGCCGGCTTCGTCGACGAGCTCCGCGAGCCGATCGGCGCGCCGGGCCGCGGCCACGAGTTGTGCGCCCT is part of the Acidimicrobiia bacterium genome and encodes:
- a CDS encoding acyl-CoA dehydrogenase, whose translation is MSEPVLADTGFTPRVTANVAYEHAVLLAVTLDVDPHLLDAGELPLPWHWTCFLPDTPTRALGDDGHPRRRAEMAAFPHRMWVGGRVRSVRPLTIDEPARRASRVISAELKEGSTGRFWLVTVEHVIAQRDEVCIEEEQDLVLREPTKAIAPGPDADNAPDTEWVEERTADPALLFRYSALTFNAHRIHYDEPYATRVEGYPDLVVQGPLTATLLSELARARVGQPVRRISFRARVPLFANRKFWLTGSTTDTGADLAAIRADGQTAMTLTATL
- a CDS encoding CoA transferase, with the protein product MAPFSDLRVVEGSAFVAAPLGGLTLAQLGADVIRFDTIGGGLDYARWPVTDDDVSLYWNGLNKGKRSIAINLSRPEGREIATALITAPGESAGLFLSNFPESGWLADDRLRALRPDLVYVNIVGNPDETTAVDYTVNAASGIALATGPVGSSSPVNHALPAWDIATGLNAVIGLLAAERQRRFTGEGQLVKISLADVAFTMVANLGFLGQAQTTHANRPPLGNDMYGAFGRDFPTRDGRRVMVVAISLNQWQMLVRATGIEAHLPAMERAFSADFTKEEDRYRARDAIAALLTPWFESHTLDQIRTSFDEHGVCWGPYQTFTQLLDDDWRVSEKNPVFADVDQPGIGELRTPASPLRFPTEPPVAPLAAPLLGTHTDEILAEVLGMTVAEIGRLHDDGLVAGAP
- a CDS encoding SDR family oxidoreductase is translated as MGVLDGRRVVVVGASAGIGRSFALHAVREGAQLVAAARRADRLAELVDEAGGGATVVADITNDGDCRRVADAAARELGAVDILLHAAAMSPLKRFADTTADDWRAVLGTNLIGVHQVINAVLPILAPAGIVGVLSSETIGQPRAGLGAYSVSKAALEESLRCWHNEHPNIRFSCIAVGSTVPTEFGNSFDLPLLNDLMTDWALHGLAQAEFMDTEEVGDFLVRLYAAALPYPQVNVEHMILRSPSGLMGDAQKLIAQAATTIPQKS